The following nucleotide sequence is from Ahniella affigens.
GGTCTTACGAGCTGGTCCTGCCGACACCCGGTTTTGAGACCGATCCGCGATTTGGCAACAAAACGCTGATCGTCTATGGCCCCAGTCAGGCGCATGCCGGCCCGGCCCGCCCGTTGATCCTGTTGCTGCATGGCACTGCAGGGTCGCCGCTCGCGGCAATCCAGCAAGCCCGGAATGTCCGGACCTTCTGGCAGCCAGTGGCCGAGGCCGAGCAGATCGTCCTGGTGGCGCCGTCCGCCAGCGGCAATAGCGGTGGCTGGCTGGCGCCAATCACCAGTAGCGATCGGCCCACTGACTACGATGCCATGGCGGCCGCACTCGACTTTGCCGCCGCTCGATACAACATCAATCTGCGCTTGGTATACGTGTGGGGCTTCTCGTCCGGCGGCCATGTCGCCTTGGATTTGGGGCTGAATCGGATCCATCCGCAGCTGAATCGGGATCGGTTCGCGGCGTTTGCCGTCAATGCCGGGGTCATGGAGGGCTTGGCTTGCCCGCCGAACGATGCCATCGCCTGCGCGGCGGTCGCTGCCGGGACGCCCGCGTTCCCACTCAGCGTGGCGATTGGCGAGTCCGATCCGTTGTTCCAAAGGGTCGTCGCCGACTACAAGCGTCTGGTGGGCGCCGGCTGGTCGACCCAGACGG
It contains:
- a CDS encoding alpha/beta hydrolase-fold protein encodes the protein MSSLIAVAAEPVESRGSGGAIGSYELVLPTPGFETDPRFGNKTLIVYGPSQAHAGPARPLILLLHGTAGSPLAAIQQARNVRTFWQPVAEAEQIVLVAPSASGNSGGWLAPITSSDRPTDYDAMAAALDFAAARYNINLRLVYVWGFSSGGHVALDLGLNRIHPQLNRDRFAAFAVNAGVMEGLACPPNDAIACAAVAAGTPAFPLSVAIGESDPLFQRVVADYKRLVGAGWSTQTGTYRSTRFVGGHTVLAEHPEWHWQNLRQWARRVAKAPEPEPIVSSAPFASVTDRPLQGPENKDN